The Euleptes europaea isolate rEulEur1 chromosome 2, rEulEur1.hap1, whole genome shotgun sequence genome has a segment encoding these proteins:
- the LOC130474023 gene encoding gastricsin-like codes for MREVMKEKGVLQDFLKKNHFDPASKYLNNFATGYEPLANYMDMSYYGQISIGTPPQSFLVLFDTGSSNLWVASTYCQSQACTNHPLFNPSQSSTYSTNGQSFSLQYGTGSLTGLFGYDTVTIQGISITNQEFGLSETEPGTNFVYAQFDGILGLAYPAIAAGGATTVVQGMLQENLLDSPVFSFYLSGQQSSQNGGELVLGGVDSNLYSGQIVWTPVTQEAYWQIGIQSFYIGNQITDWCSQGCQAIVDTGTSLLTAPQQVFGELMQYIGAQQDGNGQYVVSCSNIQSMPTITFVISGNSFPLSPSAYILENNNGYCSVGIMPTYLPSQNGQPLWILGDVFLRSYYSVYDVGNNQVGFAAAA; via the exons ATGCGGGAGGTCATGAAGGAGAAGGGTGTTCTTcaggatttccttaaaaaaaatcattttgacCCAGCCAGCAAGTACCTGAACAATTTTGCCACTGGCTATGAACCCCTTGCTAACTACATGGAT ATGTCCTATTATGGCCAGATCAGCATTGGAACTCCACCCCAGAGCTTCTTGGTTCTCTTTGACACTGGGTCATCCAACCTCTGGGTAGCATCCACCTATTGCCAGAGTCAAGCTTGCA CAAACCATCCATTATTTAACCCCAGCCAGTCTTCCACTTATTCCACCAATGGCCAAAGCTTCTCTCTGCAATATGGAACTGGAAGTCTCACTGGGCTCTTTGGCTATGACACAGTAACA ATCCAGGGCATTTCCATCACTAACCAGGAGTTTGGCCTGAGTGAGACTGAGCCTGGCACTAATTTTGTCTATGCCCAGTTTGATGGCATCCTGGGTCTTGCTTACCCTGCCATTGCTGCTGGTGGTGCCACCACTGTAGTTCAGGGGATGCTACAGGAGAACCTTCTGGATTCCCCTGTTTTCAGCTTCTATCTGAGTGG GCAACAGAGCTCCCAGAATGGTGGGGAACTTGTCTTGGGAGGAGTTGACTCCAACCTGTACTCTGGTCAAATTGTCTGGACTCCAGTCACCCAAGAAGCTTACTGGCAAATTGGAATCCAAAG CTTCTATATTGGTAACCAGATTACTGACTGGTGCAGCCAGGGATGCCAGGCAATTGTAGATACCGGAACGTCCCTCCTCACTGCTCCACAGCAGGTCTTTGGAGAGCTGATGCAGTACATCGGAGCTCAGCAAGACGGCAATGGACAG TATGTGGTCAGCTGCAGCAACATTCAGAGCATGCCCACCATCACTTTTGTCATCAGTGGGAACAGTTTCCCCCTGAGTCCTTCTGCCTACATCCTTGAG AACAATAATGGCTACTGCTCCGTTGGCATCATGCCCACTTACCTGCCATCCCAGAATGGGCAACCTTTGTGGATCCTTGGCGATGTCTTCCTCAGGTCCTACTACTCTGTTTATGATGTGGGCAACAACCAGGTGGGCTTCGCAGCAGCAGCATAA